The Clavelina lepadiformis chromosome 3, kaClaLepa1.1, whole genome shotgun sequence region TGCCCTGGAGCTTTGTTCTGTGATCTTAAAAGTTGGTATGATGGTGTCTGAATTTGAATTCTCCAagaagtttgttgtttttgtgtgaATTATTTGTACTTTTTTCATGTGTAGCCTTGCATATAGAAGCTCCCTAACAAGATGTGTGTTCTCATCATCTTCGGtaacaaaatgtaaacacTTCGCTCTCTggtgttaaaaaaaataaaaatgttaaatcaatttgtaattgtttttttgcatgtgTGGACTTATGACATGGCTTATACTTCCTTGGTGCCAGGATTTTCCATTAAGTTTATCATTTTTCCACCTGGTGGCAGAAAACTGCATTTGTTGTGATGTGCAATATCTTATTGAGTTGTGATTATGTTTGATCTCAAAAGTTTTGACTAGTAAGCATGCCGGTGTGTTTCATGTGGATACTTTATGAGCATTTTGCCATGGAAACCTTTTGTGGCAAATTAGGAATATcagaattaaacatttttaaaatgttactttTGCATGGAATACATTTGCAAACGTATGAGCAAGATAAGTCTATTCTAGTGGTAAAAAGGTGAAATCTGGATTAACTTTAAATTGGACGATTACTTTTCGCtaaaattgttatttgtttgtttgacaGTGCTCGAATGAATGAAACGTTTTGCGTCTTGAGTGAAAAGAATGTCCTTTGGTTGCAAAAATATAACCTGTCCGggtaattgttttgtttgaaatctgTGACTCATATGAGTTTAATTCTTTTTCAAGACTGTTTCACTTGGTGCGGCCTATTTTTTTACTCTTCGCGGCCCAtactttgggaaccactgcacTAAGTGGATTATATAGGGTCTAAGTCTACAGCCACAATTATTTTACCCGACCCTATACGTAGCCCGTCTACCCCGCGACGGTATTAAGACTTCGATATAAGACTTGGTTTTATTGAAACATGGGATGGGTGAAATCAAGGTTCACCAAAATAAATGCGCAATGAAATTTGCCGTCAAGGCTTCAAAAGTCATTGAAATGCTACCGACCACTAAAAGCgaagaaaaatacaaaaatgtttgcaacaaCTTGAGCCGCGTTTTAGATGTTTTGTTTCTACAGTTGCAGATTGGGGCATCTCTTCGAGACAGCACACATTTTGGATAATTtacattatacagtatatatataattttttggaagCCAGCTTTCGTTAAGAATGTTCTGACTTTCCTGGAGCTCTTTCCTTCCTCCTAATGCTGTACTGAATTTTTACTTAGCTATGACGTAGCCGTCAAGGTGTAACATTAAATGCCCTTCCACGTGCTGGccatctgtttttttttctttcgctTAACCGTTTCTATGGGCAATAATTCTAGTTTTAGTCATGTGAACCGgcttttgctttgttttacgTTTTGACGCTTCTCTCGATTTTGATCCCTGTGGAGATTGAGTAAATCTCTTGTTCTTAATTTTATGCTTGTTCAAATTTTTGGGAGTATGCTTTTATTGTTCAAAGTTATTTCAATACTCTTGTTGAATTTCTAAATCAATGCAATGTAGAAAAACCATTTCTCAACGCATGCAGCTGTGTTCAAAATTGTATTTATAAGTATATACTGGCGAAACATCCGGCATGTGGTACAATCCTTCTGCAGAAGGTAGATGTAAATTAAATCAACTGTTTACAGCTATTTACCGCTACTTTTCAGTGGTTGATCAAATTGTAACgtattttaaatgaaagtaACAATAGCGTTCGTTATTAATTATTGCAGCTAATAAATTTCCCGGAAAGAAAGTCAAGTCGGGAACAGGCGGGGGAGTGGTCGTTGGAGCTGCTGGCAATAGATTAGACGTGCCGACTTCACCATCGTACGGTGCGTCCTCCGGAACTAGTCAGACTAACGAGGAATATGTGAGCAAGTTCAACTACGACGCCACCAGAGACGATGAACTTACTCTGACCAAGGGCATGAGTGTACTGGTTATGGAAAAAGAGGGCGACGGCTGGTGGTACGGAAGAAGCTCTGATCAACCTGATGGAAAACCTGGCTGGTTTCCATCAAACTACGTTGAAAAACCTACTGCATGTAATGTTAACTCGGTGATACCTATCGAGAAAACGCCACGCTGGACAAGTGATGGTGATTGCATCATGGTTGTTCGCACTTTGTATGCATTTGATTCAGGCAATCCCGAAGAGCTTGCCTTTGAACAGGATGAATTATTGGACATAATAGAACAGCCATCGGACGACCCGGAATGGTGGTTAGCGCGTAACCGTGAAAGAAAATCCGGTTTAGTACCCAAGAATTACGTTCAAGTTGAGGAAAATTTTCCACCTGTATCAACTCAGCAAAACTATGATCCCGTTTTTACCGTGGACACCCAGAATGGCTTGAACAATTTAAACGCTCAAATGGTAAGTAGATTATTAAGACTGCGAAATTGTTCGTGTTACTAACATGGTGCAAAAATCTTAgccagttttttaaaaaaatttaaaaaagttgcattttgCACTTTTTAAACGATTTAATctaacataaaaatttatttagccCGCTACCGAGTCAAATACTAAGGTTATCGAAAAAGACTGGTATTTTGGGACACTGAAAAGAGCCGAAGCGGAAAAAGTACTTGGTGATCGCGCTAAGAATGGAGAGTTTCTAGTTCGTGACAGCGAAACATCGGTATTGTAACAAGTATTGTGAAACTAAACAGAAAAATCACTTAAATACGTTTTGCTTATGTCTAtaaccttttttatttttctttgtgttatcTTATTTGAATTTAACACATTTCAGGCTGGTGATTACTCTATTTCAATGAAGATGCCTGGACGTATGAGACACTTTAAGGTTACTTTGCGGCCCGACGGTTTATACGGAATCGGGCAAAGACAATTCGAATCAATGGAAGCCTTACTTGATCATTATAAACAAGCTCCGATATATACCAGTGCTGAGCAAGGAAAAGTTTATCTTACCAATCCCATGGCTCGATAAGCAGCAAAATCAACTAAGAGAGCATATCAGATACTCGCTATAATAAATGAATTCAGCTTCAAGATAGAGCGGCATTCCAGCCCTGCCCACGTTATGTTTAATATTCGTTTGATGTTTTACGTGTTACATGACGTTGGTTGAACATCTACTTTACTGTGTATTGGTCTTTACATACATTCTTTTATGTCAGAGTTTATTCTAACTAACTGTCGCATGTGACACGAAATGTTTTTTCTCAAAACCAATAAACGTTGCTTATCCGACATTTTCGATTTTTGTTctaaaaagttgcaaaatttgTACAAGACAGTAGCTTTACTTGCTGTATTACTGCGTGGTTACAAGTATAGCAACTTGAGTcgtacatttatttattacaacacATGTAGTCTGGATCCAGATAAAATTATTTGGTCCAGTTTTGTCCAaactgtttattttcattttggtcATAACGAAACAGTAAACGTCACTTCGCAAATTCAAATGCTTTGTGAATCTTGTCTTGCTTCCCAAATCTTAACTGCAAACAAACTATACTTAcgaattttattattttagttCAAGGACCGATTGGTGCATAGCTTAAGGATTGTGCAGGATTTCATTGGAACAGAGAACATTTCCTAAGCCATATTATTTTAAACACTGATATTGTGTGCACTTAGCATTGAGGGACGCATGTTCCAGCTAACGGTGGTGGCTTaaagtgttatttttattgccgTAAAGAAATGAAGAATGAATTTCCACGAAACAGGTCCCAAACGTTTTCACTTTCATGGTTGTTTTGAGCGATTTATTATATTGCGACTTCTTGCTTAGTTCATATTCACACCGCAGTAAATTGCGCTCCCAACAATAATTTTCACCTGTGCttcttttaaagttaattgtCGCTAATAAATTACTTATCAAACAACACGATGTACAGAGTTTTAAACGTTATGATTATGAGTGGTTCCTCATCATTTTCATGTAACGAATTTATTCTATTGCTTACCCTACCGTGTAGGAATGGATCGTtgaatgtaaataaaaacagTTGCCCACTCTAGATTTACACAAGTAGGATTTACAATTAACGGAAGATACATATAAGttacaatttattgaaattcaAGAATGTTGGTTTCGTTTTCCATCAGTTGTTCAACCATTTTTATAACACAGATCTCGACACATCCTTTCAGTTTTTCCTGCTTACACACTCAACCAAAAAGCGTGTAAGGAACGCTATAGAAATAAAGGGTACCATTAGtcatatatatacaaaaaacgAGCATGAATACGTTGGGAAGTGTTAGTAGCAAAAAAATAGAATATAAAAAGAATTATCTGAAAGAAGAT contains the following coding sequences:
- the LOC143450822 gene encoding SH2/SH3 adapter protein NCK1-like isoform X2 translates to MIDNIQFMKMNKQLRKSMKTIANKFPGKKVKSGTGGGVVVGAAGNRLDVPTSPSYGASSGTSQTNEEYVSKFNYDATRDDELTLTKGMSVLVMEKEGDGWWYGRSSDQPDGKPGWFPSNYVEKPTACNVNSVIPIEKTPRWTSDGDCIMVVRTLYAFDSGNPEELAFEQDELLDIIEQPSDDPEWWLARNRERKSGLVPKNYVQVEENFPPVSTQQNYDPVFTVDTQNGLNNLNAQMPATESNTKVIEKDWYFGTLKRAEAEKVLGDRAKNGEFLVRDSETSAGDYSISMKMPGRMRHFKVTLRPDGLYGIGQRQFESMEALLDHYKQAPIYTSAEQGKVYLTNPMAR
- the LOC143450822 gene encoding SH2/SH3 adapter protein NCK1-like isoform X1 codes for the protein MSAGSDEVVIALYDYTAKDPEELSIRKNEQLTLLDSKFTWWKVINASSKVGLVPSNYLRREKTKGESLVNRIANKFPGKKVKSGTGGGVVVGAAGNRLDVPTSPSYGASSGTSQTNEEYVSKFNYDATRDDELTLTKGMSVLVMEKEGDGWWYGRSSDQPDGKPGWFPSNYVEKPTACNVNSVIPIEKTPRWTSDGDCIMVVRTLYAFDSGNPEELAFEQDELLDIIEQPSDDPEWWLARNRERKSGLVPKNYVQVEENFPPVSTQQNYDPVFTVDTQNGLNNLNAQMPATESNTKVIEKDWYFGTLKRAEAEKVLGDRAKNGEFLVRDSETSAGDYSISMKMPGRMRHFKVTLRPDGLYGIGQRQFESMEALLDHYKQAPIYTSAEQGKVYLTNPMAR
- the LOC143450822 gene encoding SH2/SH3 adapter protein NCK1-like isoform X3 translates to MWYNPSAEANKFPGKKVKSGTGGGVVVGAAGNRLDVPTSPSYGASSGTSQTNEEYVSKFNYDATRDDELTLTKGMSVLVMEKEGDGWWYGRSSDQPDGKPGWFPSNYVEKPTACNVNSVIPIEKTPRWTSDGDCIMVVRTLYAFDSGNPEELAFEQDELLDIIEQPSDDPEWWLARNRERKSGLVPKNYVQVEENFPPVSTQQNYDPVFTVDTQNGLNNLNAQMPATESNTKVIEKDWYFGTLKRAEAEKVLGDRAKNGEFLVRDSETSAGDYSISMKMPGRMRHFKVTLRPDGLYGIGQRQFESMEALLDHYKQAPIYTSAEQGKVYLTNPMAR